In Fibrobacter sp. UWR3, one DNA window encodes the following:
- a CDS encoding LytR C-terminal domain-containing protein, whose translation MHLPRHDIFRKGLRPLVFAALAISVLLLSGCEEKKVVVKEKRTYKGDVEVLNSCGIPGAAVKMRTFLRENGFDVVSFGNDRLQNNDETIIVLRNPEWEGAQALAQTLKTKNVLTVVSKRAVVDVAVYIGKDFEQIIKPEQEETDDN comes from the coding sequence GTGCATTTACCACGTCACGACATCTTTAGAAAGGGACTGCGCCCGCTCGTTTTTGCCGCGCTGGCAATAAGCGTTTTGCTGCTTTCGGGCTGCGAAGAAAAGAAGGTCGTCGTGAAGGAAAAACGCACCTACAAGGGCGATGTCGAAGTCCTGAACAGTTGCGGGATACCGGGTGCCGCCGTAAAGATGCGCACCTTCTTGCGCGAGAACGGCTTCGACGTGGTAAGTTTCGGCAACGACCGCCTGCAGAATAACGACGAGACCATCATCGTGCTCCGCAACCCAGAATGGGAAGGCGCACAGGCGCTGGCACAGACCCTCAAGACAAAGAACGTGCTTACCGTCGTGAGCAAGAGGGCGGTAGTCGACGTGGCCGTTTACATCGGCAAGGATTTTGAACAAATAATAAAACCTGAACAGGAAGAAACAGATGACAACTAA
- the rsfS gene encoding ribosome silencing factor, producing the protein MTTKKQELPQSVQVGASILFELRAQNVQLMDLRGVKDVTDYFLVATCESEAQMQAILNELRKEFKANKLPSVGVEYKEGVRWAVFDAGLDLMVHLFEEEKRSEISLDRLYADGKIETLDENDFVKKTTKKKSSEDELV; encoded by the coding sequence ATGACAACTAAGAAGCAAGAACTTCCCCAGTCCGTACAAGTCGGCGCAAGCATTTTGTTTGAACTTCGCGCCCAGAACGTGCAACTGATGGACCTCCGCGGAGTCAAGGACGTGACCGACTACTTCCTTGTGGCGACCTGCGAGAGCGAAGCCCAGATGCAGGCGATTCTGAACGAACTGCGCAAGGAATTCAAGGCGAACAAGCTCCCGTCTGTAGGCGTGGAATACAAGGAAGGCGTGCGCTGGGCAGTGTTCGACGCGGGCCTCGACCTGATGGTCCACCTGTTCGAAGAAGAAAAGAGGAGCGAGATTTCGCTTGACCGCCTGTACGCCGACGGCAAGATTGAAACCCTCGACGAAAACGACTTTGTGAAGAAGACCACTAAGAAGAAGAGCAGTGAAGATGAACTCGTTTGA
- the argS gene encoding arginine--tRNA ligase yields the protein MNSFEQEIAEALAATGSFEKEAALKLISVPPDTSHGNFTIPCFSLAKVMRKAPKMIAEDLAAQVKLPAGLSKVEAVNGYLNFFIDRGFLAKSTLEEIAAKGLEYGHAAPNGKVVCIDFSSPNIGKELAFHHLRSTMIGNSLSRIYKAAGYKVERINHLGDWGTAFGKLIVMYLRENRPTDDATLDSLTVKELNVLYAAFSKASKEEPGLEDEARAAFTKLEQGDEFYRKLWTAFRAATLKELMRIYDMMGVSFDHYTGESFFEDKIPAILDELREKNLMVKSQDLDVVMLDEFDLNPCLIRKSDGSTLYATRDLAAACYRKKEYNFDKCLYVVDLGQALHFKQVFHVLKKMGREWYKDMYHIPFGVILQLVDGKWEKGKTRTGTASLLRDVIEAAQKKILEFIDEKNPNLENKELIARQIGISALTFNDLKNSRLKDVRFDWDAVMSFEGDTGPYVQNAHVRLCSIMRKAGIERADLAAAIKDVNFAELSDDAAYSLINILSKKGKKILDAVAGDEPSVLAQYALEIAEAAHKFIHEDRVLGSAEEKSRLFLVQATQIVLENVLDLLGLFPIRQM from the coding sequence ATGAACTCGTTTGAGCAAGAAATCGCAGAGGCGCTCGCCGCCACCGGTTCCTTCGAGAAGGAAGCCGCACTCAAGCTTATCTCCGTGCCGCCTGACACCAGCCACGGCAACTTTACCATTCCGTGTTTCTCGCTCGCGAAGGTGATGCGCAAGGCCCCGAAAATGATTGCGGAAGATTTGGCCGCACAGGTGAAACTCCCCGCAGGCCTTTCGAAGGTGGAAGCCGTGAACGGCTACCTGAACTTCTTCATCGACCGCGGATTCCTCGCGAAGTCGACTCTCGAAGAAATTGCCGCGAAGGGCTTGGAATACGGGCACGCCGCCCCGAACGGGAAGGTCGTGTGCATCGACTTCAGTTCCCCGAACATCGGCAAGGAACTCGCCTTCCACCACCTGCGCTCCACGATGATCGGGAACTCGCTTTCCCGCATCTACAAGGCAGCAGGCTACAAGGTGGAACGCATCAACCATCTCGGCGACTGGGGTACCGCTTTCGGCAAGCTCATCGTAATGTACCTGCGTGAAAACCGCCCGACGGATGACGCCACGCTCGATAGCCTTACCGTGAAGGAACTGAACGTCCTTTATGCAGCCTTCTCCAAGGCCAGCAAGGAAGAGCCGGGCCTCGAAGACGAAGCGCGTGCCGCATTTACCAAGCTGGAACAGGGCGACGAATTCTACCGCAAGCTCTGGACCGCCTTCCGCGCCGCAACGCTCAAGGAACTCATGCGCATCTACGACATGATGGGCGTGAGCTTTGACCACTACACCGGCGAATCCTTCTTCGAAGACAAGATTCCGGCCATTCTCGACGAACTCCGCGAAAAGAACCTGATGGTGAAGAGCCAGGATTTGGACGTGGTGATGCTGGACGAATTCGACCTGAACCCCTGCCTGATTCGCAAGAGCGACGGTTCTACGCTGTACGCGACCCGCGACCTTGCCGCCGCTTGTTACCGCAAGAAGGAATACAACTTCGACAAGTGCCTTTACGTGGTGGACCTCGGACAGGCGCTCCACTTCAAGCAGGTATTCCATGTGCTGAAGAAGATGGGCCGTGAATGGTACAAGGACATGTACCACATTCCGTTCGGCGTGATTCTGCAGCTGGTGGACGGCAAGTGGGAAAAGGGCAAGACCCGCACGGGTACCGCAAGCCTGTTGCGCGATGTGATTGAAGCCGCCCAGAAGAAGATTCTTGAATTCATCGACGAGAAGAATCCGAACCTCGAAAACAAGGAACTCATCGCGCGCCAAATCGGCATAAGCGCCCTCACCTTCAACGACCTCAAGAACAGCCGCTTGAAGGATGTGCGCTTTGACTGGGATGCCGTGATGAGCTTCGAAGGCGATACGGGTCCGTATGTGCAGAATGCCCACGTACGCCTCTGCAGCATTATGCGCAAGGCCGGCATTGAACGCGCGGACCTTGCCGCCGCAATCAAGGATGTGAACTTCGCCGAACTCAGTGACGATGCGGCCTACAGCCTCATCAATATTCTGTCGAAGAAGGGCAAGAAGATTCTTGATGCAGTCGCCGGTGACGAACCGAGCGTTCTCGCTCAGTACGCCTTGGAAATCGCAGAAGCCGCGCACAAGTTCATCCACGAAGACCGCGTGCTCGGGAGTGCCGAAGAAAAGTCCCGTTTGTTCCTGGTTCAGGCCACGCAGATTGTGCTCGAGAACGTACTCGACCTGCTCGGACTCTTCCCGATCCGCCAGATGTAA
- the panD gene encoding aspartate 1-decarboxylase, with the protein MQLELLKSKIHRATVTDANLNYEGSITIARDLMDAAHILPFEKVGVLDVNNGNRLDTYVIEGPAGSGVICLNGAAARLVQPGDLVIIVAYATMSEDEAKTWKPTVIHVNVKNEIV; encoded by the coding sequence ATGCAGCTGGAATTACTCAAAAGCAAGATTCACAGAGCCACGGTTACCGATGCGAACCTCAATTACGAGGGTTCCATCACTATCGCCCGCGACCTGATGGATGCCGCGCACATCCTCCCCTTCGAGAAGGTGGGCGTGCTCGACGTGAACAACGGGAACCGCCTCGACACATACGTTATCGAAGGCCCCGCGGGCTCGGGCGTCATCTGCCTGAACGGTGCCGCAGCTCGCCTCGTGCAGCCCGGCGACCTCGTGATTATCGTTGCCTACGCGACCATGAGCGAAGACGAAGCCAAGACGTGGAAGCCCACTGTTATCCACGTGAACGTCAAGAACGAAATCGTCTAG